A region from the Citrobacter telavivensis genome encodes:
- a CDS encoding HypC/HybG/HupF family hydrogenase formation chaperone yields MCIGVPGQIRTIEGNLAKVDVCGIQRDVDLTLVGSCDEHGEPRLNQWVLVHVGFAMSVINEAEARDTLDALQNMFDVEPDVGALLYGEEK; encoded by the coding sequence ATGTGCATAGGCGTTCCCGGCCAAATCCGCACCATTGAAGGTAACCTGGCGAAAGTCGACGTTTGCGGTATTCAGCGCGACGTCGATCTGACGCTGGTCGGCAGTTGCGATGAGCACGGTGAACCCCGTCTGAACCAGTGGGTACTGGTCCACGTCGGTTTTGCTATGAGCGTGATTAACGAAGCCGAAGCGCGCGACACGCTTGATGCGCTCCAGAACATGTTTGATGTTGAGCCGGATGTCGGCGCTCTGCTGTATGGCGAGGAAAAATAA